The following are encoded in a window of Emcibacter sp. SYSU 3D8 genomic DNA:
- a CDS encoding RNA-binding protein has protein sequence MTESKGHVAERRCIVSGETAPQAGLVRFVVGPGDVIVPDLKGKLPGRGMWVEARRDVVETACAKNTFSRAARQKVSVPEGLPALIEAQLVNGCLNLLGLARKAGDIVAGFEKVKGWLQNGTATVVVTAADAAEDGRRKLRGLTVGLPDVDLFTSDQLSLALGRGNVIHAALRDGGLARRFVAEVNLLAVYRHGEGPVGRPSANEEVE, from the coding sequence ATGACGGAAAGCAAAGGGCATGTGGCTGAACGACGATGCATCGTAAGCGGCGAGACTGCGCCGCAGGCGGGCCTCGTGCGTTTTGTCGTCGGGCCCGGCGACGTCATCGTTCCCGATCTCAAGGGTAAGCTTCCCGGCCGCGGCATGTGGGTCGAGGCGCGCCGCGACGTGGTTGAAACCGCGTGCGCGAAGAACACCTTCTCACGCGCCGCGCGCCAGAAAGTCAGCGTGCCTGAGGGATTGCCGGCGTTGATCGAAGCCCAGCTTGTCAATGGATGCCTGAACCTGCTGGGCTTGGCCCGCAAGGCGGGCGATATTGTGGCCGGTTTCGAGAAGGTGAAGGGCTGGCTGCAGAACGGCACCGCGACAGTGGTGGTCACTGCCGCCGATGCGGCCGAGGACGGTCGCCGCAAGCTGCGCGGCCTGACCGTGGGACTGCCGGATGTGGACCTGTTCACGTCCGATCAATTGAGTTTGGCGTTGGGGCGCGGGAATGTGATACATGCTGCCCTGCGCGACGGCGGCCTGGCCCGGCGGTTTGTGGCCGAAGTAAATCTGCTTGCCGTATACCGGCACGGCGAAGGCCCGGTGGGCCGACCGAGCGCGAATGAGGAAGTTGAATGA
- the nusA gene encoding transcription termination factor NusA — MSTAISANRLELLQVADAVARDKVIERDLVLEAMEEAFQKAARSRYGAEHDLRAHIDRNTGEIKLHRVITVVEEVENEAAQLTLPEAIRRYPGHELEIGSEISEELPPMDFGRIAAQTAKQVITQKVREAERARQYTEYKDRQGDIINGIVKRVEYGNVVVDLGRAEAVIRRDEALPRENLRNGDRVRAYIYDVRQELRGPQIFLSRARPEFMRELFAQEVPEIYDGIIEVKSVARDPGSRAKIAVMSNDPGIDPVGACVGMRGSRVQAVVNELQGEKIDIIQWSPDVATFVVNALAPAEVQKVVLDDDNERIEVVVPDDQLSLAIGRRGQNVRLASQLSGWTIDILTEAEESERRQQEFQSRSALFMESLDVEETIAQLLVAEGFADLEEVAYVEIDELASIEGFDEDIGQELQNRARAALQRRDEEADALRKQLGVTDDVAAIEGLTPQMLVVLGEKGIKTLDDLGEFAGFELIESGGPLQGFDFTEDDANAIIMAARAHWYEDEEPAAAAEGDSATE; from the coding sequence ATGTCCACCGCCATTAGCGCCAACCGCCTGGAACTGCTGCAGGTCGCCGACGCCGTCGCACGCGACAAGGTCATCGAGCGCGACCTGGTGCTCGAGGCCATGGAAGAGGCTTTCCAGAAGGCGGCCCGCTCGCGTTATGGCGCCGAGCACGACCTGCGCGCCCACATCGACCGCAATACCGGCGAGATCAAGCTGCACCGGGTGATCACGGTGGTCGAGGAAGTGGAGAACGAGGCCGCGCAGTTGACCTTGCCCGAGGCCATCCGCCGCTATCCGGGCCACGAACTGGAAATCGGCTCGGAAATCTCCGAAGAACTGCCGCCCATGGACTTCGGCCGAATCGCCGCCCAGACCGCCAAGCAGGTCATCACCCAGAAGGTCCGCGAGGCCGAGCGCGCCCGCCAGTACACCGAATACAAGGACCGTCAGGGCGACATCATCAACGGCATCGTCAAGCGCGTCGAATATGGCAACGTGGTTGTCGACCTGGGCCGCGCCGAGGCGGTGATTCGCCGCGACGAAGCGCTGCCGCGCGAGAATCTGCGAAACGGCGACCGTGTGCGCGCCTACATCTACGACGTCCGCCAGGAACTGCGGGGCCCGCAGATATTCCTGTCGCGCGCCCGTCCCGAATTCATGCGCGAGCTGTTCGCCCAGGAAGTGCCGGAAATCTACGACGGCATCATCGAGGTCAAGTCGGTCGCCCGTGACCCGGGCAGCCGCGCCAAGATCGCCGTCATGTCGAACGATCCCGGCATCGACCCGGTCGGCGCCTGCGTCGGCATGCGCGGCAGCCGCGTCCAGGCGGTGGTCAACGAGCTGCAGGGCGAGAAGATCGACATCATCCAGTGGTCGCCCGACGTGGCCACCTTCGTGGTCAACGCGCTGGCGCCCGCCGAGGTGCAGAAGGTCGTGCTCGACGACGACAACGAGCGCATCGAGGTCGTGGTGCCGGACGACCAGCTCAGCCTGGCCATCGGCCGCCGCGGCCAGAATGTGCGACTCGCGTCCCAGCTCAGCGGCTGGACCATCGACATCCTGACCGAGGCCGAGGAATCCGAGCGCCGGCAGCAGGAATTCCAGTCCCGTTCGGCGCTGTTCATGGAATCGCTGGACGTGGAAGAGACAATCGCCCAGCTGCTGGTCGCAGAAGGATTCGCCGATCTCGAGGAAGTGGCCTATGTGGAGATCGACGAGCTTGCCTCGATCGAGGGCTTCGACGAGGACATCGGTCAGGAGCTGCAGAATCGCGCCCGTGCCGCGCTGCAGCGCCGCGACGAGGAAGCTGACGCCCTGCGCAAGCAGCTTGGCGTGACGGACGATGTGGCCGCCATCGAAGGGCTCACGCCCCAGATGCTGGTGGTTCTCGGCGAAAAGGGCATCAAGACGCTGGACGACCTGGGCGAATTCGCCGGTTTCGAGCTGATCGAATCGGGCGGGCCGCTGCAGGGCTTCGATTTCACCGAGGACGACGCCAACGCGATTATCATGGCTGCCCGCGCCCACTGGTACGAGGACGAGGAGCCCGCCGCCGCCGCTGAAGGCGATTCGGCGACTGAGTAG
- the rimP gene encoding ribosome maturation factor RimP — protein MATETGIAAKVRELIEPSIEAMGFDLVRVRFITTSRRTLQIMAERTDGTMTVEDCAELSRAASAILDVEDPIKSEYNLEVSSPGIDRPLVREQDYLKYAGFEAKIETATPVSGQRRFRGVVAGFDDGHVVLDAPQGRVHLPFDNIEQAKLVLTNALIDAHQNAREAAGIEPVDQQGAD, from the coding sequence TTGGCCACGGAAACCGGTATAGCCGCCAAGGTGCGGGAGTTGATCGAGCCTTCGATCGAGGCCATGGGCTTCGATCTGGTGCGCGTGCGCTTCATCACCACCAGCCGCCGCACCCTGCAGATCATGGCCGAGCGCACCGACGGGACCATGACCGTCGAGGATTGCGCCGAACTCAGCCGTGCCGCGTCGGCGATTCTCGACGTCGAGGATCCGATCAAGAGCGAATACAATCTGGAAGTCAGCTCGCCCGGCATCGACAGGCCGCTGGTGCGCGAGCAGGACTACCTCAAATACGCCGGGTTCGAGGCGAAGATCGAGACGGCGACGCCGGTCTCGGGCCAGCGCCGGTTCCGCGGCGTCGTGGCGGGTTTCGACGACGGTCATGTGGTGCTGGATGCGCCCCAGGGCCGCGTACATTTGCCGTTCGACAATATCGAGCAGGCCAAGCTTGTGCTGACGAATGCGCTGATCGACGCGCATCAGAATGCGCGCGAGGCCGCCGGCATCGAACCGGTTGATCAACAGGGAGCTGACTGA